A single region of the Anticarsia gemmatalis isolate Benzon Research Colony breed Stoneville strain chromosome 11, ilAntGemm2 primary, whole genome shotgun sequence genome encodes:
- the LOC142976834 gene encoding uncharacterized protein LOC142976834 — MERCLCYIRPGLSYRDVRYYTRRIKSYLPFLAPVALSIFILYLPLGDPRGASDDNNNVILRFLLTTRKALDTFIQETRNFTCELCGLFSDYFKELHAYFEEEICVTLPKTPEPAVVAEAPKPKPAPEPAPKVEEPPPAPAPPMATRTIQIKSPKKTNHICGCSAEGSPDCKKYKNNKSPTKCGAKTASKCGCSKVQIQKKSFFSKFSMRKKHKI, encoded by the exons ATGGAAAGATGCCTCTGTTACATTCGCCCCGGACTTAGTTATAGAG ATGTACGGTACTACACCCGCAGAATAAAGAGTTATCTACCTTTTTTAGCTCCCGTAGCACTTTCCATTTTTATTCTG tatttacCACTAGGAGACCCTCGGGGAGCGAGTGACGATAACAACAATGTTATATTGAGATTCTTGTTAACTACTCGCAAGGCTTTGGACAC ttttataCAAGAGACTCGAAACTTTACATGTGAATTATGTGGTTTATTTTCGGATTACTTCAAGGAA CTTCACGCGTACTTTGAAGAAGAAATCTGTGTGACTTTACCCAAAACTCCTGAGCCAGCAGTAGTTGCAGAAGCACCTAAACCGAAACCTGCGCCTGAACCAGCTCCCAAAGTAGAAGAACCGCCGCCAGCTCCAGCACCACCAATGGCTACTCGAACTATCCAAATCAAATCTCCTAAGAAAACCAATCATATCTGTGGGTGCTCAGCGGAAGGGAGTCCAGATTgcaagaaatacaaaaataacaagtcACCAACTAAGTGTGGTGCGAAGACTGCTTCCAAATGTGGTTGCAGCAAAGTACAGATACAGAAGAAGTCGTTCTTTTCTAAGTTTAGTATGagaaagaaacataaaatatag